The Larimichthys crocea isolate SSNF chromosome X, L_crocea_2.0, whole genome shotgun sequence genome segment ACCTCTTCTGCTTTTCATGTTGGAACAACAGtgcaaaattgtttttttttggaaaggagAATTTGCGAAGTACAACAcgatctgtttttttaattaaaggatGTTTCTGCAACTTTCCGGCAGCGGTGATGTATCCTATCTATCCACCACCATCGAGAAATTCAAGGCACATTTTTATTAAGTCAATAAAAGTGATAAACTTTACTTTAATGCTTCCATAAATGTTCATTCTCCAGTACTGATATGGTTCTGCTGGatgaaaacaatgaacacaTCCAGATCTTTCTCTTATTTCCCATTTTTTTAACGTAATTCCTTACTTCCTTCAGACGTTATCCATCAATGAGTTTCACAGCTGTCCACGAGTTGGATAAAGACCCAAACACCATGAATTGTGAGTACTTGGGGAGGATGGatgtgtgagggagggagaagaggagggaggacagagaggagacatttGTTAGGGAGAAAGGGTAAATCAAGAGAAGACAGAAGGAGACGCAGCACTCTGTAATTAAGAACGCCTTCGAGTCCATTACCCCTGTTAGTCATTCTGTAGGTtcgttttaaattaaaaaaaatgacattttaaaaatgcaagagctgcagttttgatTATAGCTTACGTTATTAACAAAGTTTTATGAGGTGAAAGTTTTATCTGGTGACTACTGAGTTTGAAAGTCGAAACTGTCACCAGAAATTAATACGGCTGTGACTAATTAGCTACAAATAAAACTGCAcccagctgctgtttggttgaTGTGCTCTTTGAATTTCACTACTAATTATTACTATCTACTGTATTTATCTGGAGGAAGCGCCACTCTGCATCATTTTGATGTTTGAAAATATAATAAGTACTCTTAGTCTTCGTGGCTTTAAAGTGAAGCCGATgtggaagtaccaaaaactgcagttcttcgaGCGGCCACAAAACGAGTCGGTCTCCATGATCGTCCACATTAAAATGCTcgacttcacagcaggaataaacattattacattGCAATGAATCGTGTTTATGCTAAAGTGACACGGTAGTGACTAAGCATACCTCTCAGATCGCCCCCaagcacaaagaaaaataaaccaaaGACATGTGTGATGACAAATCTTTGATTCATTTCTGATTTTCCCACTTCGTGTTTTCATGCTGGTGAACAGTATTtggtatcagtgtgtgttttctttgtgtgcacaTACTTGGTTTGTGCAATAAAATGTTCCATCTTTATGCACTTTGCAATGTTTTTTCTAAGTTATAATCAATGCTGAAGAAGGCAATATGCACCAAAACACATAATCCTATAAACCTCTGTGGCTACGTCAAACCTTTAAGCATGTACTGTTGTTTTAGAGCTGTGAAGTAGTCTGTCCTGTCAATCTCTGATGCTAAGAAGAGTAGAGCCGTTAATTTCGGGTATGTCAGGTGTCATTATAACTGTGGGAGGCACGTGAGATCACACAAGAATCCATTGTGCTAGGCTTTAAGCTATGCTGTGTCCGAACACATTGGTTAAGGACTACAAGGAACTACTGGCAGCATCATAcatgatatatgatatgatatatgatagATAACATACCATATATCATATCTTATCAGAATTggagagtatttatttattgaaataagATCAAAGATTTCTTCTTGTGCTTTCAGGCGTATCTAATGGCTTTTATCAgttttgctcagttgtcatggagatggctCAGTTGTCATGATGTgtcctcagcacacacacacacacacacacacaattgagCAAACTCTGCCAATGAATGCCACAAGACGTGGCTAAAAGATCCAGAAGAAATCCAGTAAGCAGACCTTGATTCAGGGAATTCTGTTTGCCATCTCATCTTTGACGACGTCAGACGGAAAATGAACATCTCGCCGAGCGTGCGTTAATTTGATACCGTTGTGAGAAATGTAaggaaatgaaaaggagtcaaTTAGCAGCCGCATCATTTCATCTGACTCTTTGTCATAAAGAAACAGGAGACGTCTGTAATCCGACTCGCAATTAGAGAGTCCCAACATACAGACAGACGGACGCACACAAACACCGTCCACAGTTTCAGGCTCGATCTCAAACAGGTAAGCATCGACTGAAACCAAAAACCCGGCTCCTTTCACAAGATGTGATTTTTTccagtactgtgtgtgtgtgtgtgtgtgtgtgtgtgtgtgtgtgtgcgtgagagatAGAGACACCCAGAGTGAGAGAATGaccagtgtttatttttagccTTCAAGCACCCTGTGAGTCATGTGATCCCCCCCTTCTTCCCGCTgatccctccttcctttccttccctcctatctctctctttctctttctcgctctcctGCCTTCCCTTCACTTCAAAGTGAGGTGAAACAGAGTCACACCGGAAGAATGCAAGAATAAAGACGATAAGGAAAAGGGAGGGTAAAGCAAGAGAGAAGACAAATCTTTATCTTGCCTAACGAGGGGAAACTATGCGAGGGGCGAAAAAAGAAtacatgcacataaaaacatgcataaaaataCCACTGAGGAAATCTGGCTTACACCTCAGCAGCAGCTATCTTTGTTACCATGACACCTCGATATAACAGAAATAACAACGGCACCGTCCCTATTACCAAAGAGTCTGTCTACTATCAGGGAGGGTCAGCTATGAATTGTGGATAAAAACAATATCTGCAGCTCTGATGGGAATTTTCCAACGTGGTGCAATACGTGAGGATGGAAACCATCAGCGCTGCATCAAACAACGctgcaacacattttaataaatcttTGTTCCGACTCCTCCGTCCTTGTAAATGCAGCCCTGTTTCTTTACCCTGTCTCCGTTTCactcccacaatgcaatgcaatattTACACAGCGAGAAAAAGgaggcctttttaaaaaattcaaaacatcTTTATTGCAACAGTGCGAACCCACTCAACTGTTAAGACAAGCTGAAAGGGTCACATAGTCCGGGGGAATGAGGTTAGTGCACAGATACACAAGGACGATCGTGtgcgtgaacacacacacacacacacaaacagatgtgggATTGCGGACACTCGCAcaagcgtgcacacacacaaacagcacatcaCAAGCAAATACAAAGTGACAAAAGAGAGCACAGACAGAGTCATAGTGACAGGACACTGACGCATGCACATGAAGGGAGAGGACAAATATTCAACTGCTGTAAGGGgtagtgtgcacacacacacacacacacacacacatttaaatgtctttctttctctgattatctctctctgtctctgcttcctatccttttcttcttctctcgcTGCTTCCTCTCATTCACTGCCTCATCTGCTGCTCTTAATGAAATGCTGCATAATCAGGATTGCAGATTGCAGGACTGTGACTGGTCCTATAGGCCCAAcacacatgtgtgcatgcaaccagacacacatacacacacacgcagtgccTTGATCTGCCTGCTATCCAGCTACCAATCCTACCCTAAACccttttaaattatatatactcacacacgcacatgcacttaccaaggcaaacacacacaaacacggtgGTAGAGTGAGGTTGATCCTGCCAGAGAGAAGGGAATCATAGTTGGAATTCTAGGGCTTATCGCGGAAAGAGGGTAAGACCATATCTGACATGCAAGCATGGCCggtatgtaacacacacacacacacacacacacacacacacacacataaacacacaggaaaaaacaggGAGAGAGTGACATAGATACTGTGTGTGGTAGGTTTATGCACCACCACAGATCAACATGCATATGCGGTGAGATAACCCTTTGCGGTATTTTTGGAAAATCTGTCCCAGCATGCAAGTGGTGAGACACTGATCCGTCTGCCGAGGTGTCTATTACCAAGACTGCACTCAGCGAGCGGCAGGGTCAACACGGGCGGAAGGGAGgcagaaagagggaaaggacTGGGCGAGGGAAGcggaaacaaaacagagatcCAAGCATGAAGGGAAAGGAAGGGAAggcaaaagagaaaaggaagagataAGAGCCAAAGCAGAGATGCATGGTGAGGTATTAGTAAAGGAAGGAGGGGGCGAATATAAGCACCTGGTGCAAAAaatatgacagagagagaacagaaataAGACAGggagaataaagaaaatgcaaaacaagGAAGATGAGTATATacaaaagagcagagagaagatggagaaggaggatgctgaggaggaggaggaggaggaggaggaggaggcgggagcTGCTGGAAAGGACCGAAAGGTAAAATACTGCAAAGAGGGGGAGGGAGCCGcttgttaacacacacatactacaaCACCGTGAAGACACATGCATTTGAATCATCACAATGAGGCCGCAGGCGGCGGTATAACAAGTGCAACAGCAACAAGAGCCGAGGCAAGTTACAGTAATTTATTACAAATTGAATTTGAGTTAAACGTCTCAGCTCACATCTACAGAGGCTTTACTCTGTGTGTGGCATGACGGCAGTCACTGCTTATCACAGGCCAGCAAGCTGTGACAAAACACGCCATTGGCTGAAGAGAAGGAGGAACAGCGAAGACGCAACACACCATTGGTTAATAATCATGAATATGCTGTAGGCAGTTGGGTCATGTGTGTGCTTgcgtgtgcatatatatatataaatatatatatatgtgtgtgtgtgtgtcccaagCCTAAGGCAACCAGGCCAGCGGCTACAATTACAGTGACGGATGTGAAAGAACTGGGTCGGCTTCGCAAGAGATCTGCCCCTGGGACGACAAGACCAGCCAGAGCCCTGAATCAATACggaacacatgcacatgcacacaaaaaaagcacacacacacacacatacagcgtgtgtgtgtgtgacaaacatTTACATAGAAACCAGAGGACAGATATGAATAACACAAAAAGGAGAGCATGTACAGTATCACACCGTACAAAAAGTACTTTACGAGTACAGCGTTTAGTCGACATATTTAAACTTGATATACGAAAAATCCAGATGCGTCTCTGActttcactctcacacacacacacacacacacacacacacacacacacacacacacatgcacacacctacACGCACACTCATTCTCCCCAAAGCCTTTTTCAGGGGACGTTCACAGCTCGTCCATACGTAACTCTGTGATACTTGGGGGCATGTTGTTCTTCTGCtcacatgtgatgtgtgtgtttccgtgcacatctgtgtgtgtgtttttgtgtttccgtgcacatctgtgtgtgtgttcttgtgtttccTACCTCTGGCAGAAAGCTTCTTGGTGTTGATGATTTTGGCGGCGTACTCCTGCCCGGAGGAAATCTTCACGCACCTCCTGACCACAGAGAACGCGCCCCTGAAATCAACACAGAGGaatacttaataaaaaaaaaaaaggctcacaGGGACAACATGAGGCGTGATCCGTGCAAGCTGATGTACAATCAGAAGAGGGTTTCAAAACTGAGAGCGGGGGCTTAGTGTGACTCAAGAATCTGGCTTGACTCAGCCGAAGGAAGTAAAACTTGAGATTACTTTAGGTACTTGAAGGTACTTGGGATTTGTTGATTTGGAGGAAAGACCTAAGTCTTTAAAGTTAAGACTCAAAACAAACTTGACTAGAATCAAGCTATTCTGGAGGGATATGTTTCTATGGTAACTAAGATCAAATTCATTGCAACCTGCCTCATGACAAAGGGTTCCCTGAAAACAGCTTaaagatttttcattttatgaatCAGCCCTCGGATGTCATATCACACGTGAGTAATAACAAACATGACTGAGCACATTTCAATATTAAACTGCACAAAAGCATGGGTACGTGCAGCTACTCACACCCCCGTACCTCACACCACAACCCGTGATGCCAAGGAACATGCCTGCCAGCCCCTCTATTGTTTAAGCCATGTGTTGTTCTGGTGTTCCAGGCACATGTATGAAGATCACAAAACTAGGTCAGCTATATATGAGGGGCGGAGAAGAGCACAGAGTGCTGCATCTCTCATCTCTAAATGCAGCCATGGAGCCTCAGCTCTGCAGCCATGTGGGCCCGCTTTGCTATTCAacctccatctctgtctgtgcacggcttttttttttccccgttcTTTTCgttcaaataaaatctgttctCATCCCGTCTCGCTGCAGACGGCATCAGAGATACTCAGACAACATCAGAGATATCATAAACAGAAGCATTTGGGTGCAGACAGAGGCCGcagagacaaaaatgaaaatacactcATCACCTCAAATGAACCTCTTTCCTTCACTCGCTGTACTTCTCAAACTTGGTGTAAAGTTGTGTTATTCGTTGAATGCAACATGAGAATAAAGTGCGGCTTTGTGCCTATGTAATCACCGCTGAGTGTATAGTGATGTGTGCCATAAACATGTTATCTAACATCCTCCGGAGTGAGCAGCTTGCCACTAAAGCTTACCTCTAATTTATGAGGGATTTGGTGAAGGAAATGATCATAACATGTTACATAAGAATTTTACTTGACTATCCCGTATAGCTGGGTGATGTCGAGTAGCCGCACAGTGAAATGACCtgtgcttttttatttgtaagtaaAGAAAACGCTGGAACAAGGTTAAAGCAGCCAAACCATCTACGACGAGGAAGCTCTCGTGTTTGTTCAAATATGGTTCCACAATTAGATGGAGCACGTTCCACGTGACTCGCTTGGACCATCTGATTacgtaaaaaaaacatcttggcATATGGATGCAGAGGAGGAGTTTAGCCAAAGGTCACACAAGTTAAAAAAACGATATGAGAATATGAATTTCCAGACATGCTTTAGTTAAATCATGCGAATCACAGCTTGTTCTCAGCTCATCTATTCCTGAAACTTGCCCTACTTCTTTAATACTCCATGTTTTTGTCAGTTGCGATAATTTCACTGGAGCCATCAAACCTGTATAACACTCAACTATAATGTAACACTGAGTGAGAGCACTGACTTGATCTTAAATAAAGTTTCAAGGGTCTCCTGTTTGATTTTCATCCGTGTGACTGACTGCCTGGTGTATTTAAAGGGGTAAAAACatgctcaacacacacactcgtttGGTCCAGCTGAATCCTCTGAATGTATCTGTGCATGTTCACTGTAATCGCTCacttgaaacaataaaaatcatgactgcattttcattttatcgGCACCAGCTGGTCTACTGTACGCCGGCGTGGACGGGAAAGCAGTGCAGCAACACAGTAAAGAGATCAGGTGAGTTGAGATGTACTATAAAAGCAATATGGCTGCATTATTAATGACAGATGGTGTAAGATGAGCATGGCACTGGATCATAAACGCAGAGGGGAGGCCGGGGCTGTGGAGGAGCtctgtcctcttcctcactgaaacacacaggcttCCATCAGGAGGGTGATAGTGGCTAACTTCATCTCACTGCTTAGGCTGAAAGTCAACCCAGGATGCAGACATCTGTGTACACTGACCACGGGGTGTGCACTAGGCAGACTGCAGGTCAGGCAGCGCATGACCACACATCCATGAGCGCGCACACACGCGTAGGTACgcggatctctctctctccctctctccccctctctcagGGGTGAGGAATTCCCTGCCTGTGTCTGATAATTGACCGCAGCTCGGTGCTTGGTTGGGGAATGTGTCATCGCCAACTACATGGTCTGCTGTCGCATTACCGAGTGTGTATTTCTGTCAcgcgggtggaggaggaggggggaggaggaggaggaggatttgaGGATGGggtgagagaggcagaggagggggtAGGTTACCAAATCTCACCATTTCACACACGCCGATGCATTTCACCTCGGCTCAGTTTACAACATGTTGGGTGGAGGGGGTGAagtgtcccccccccctccagtGGCACCCGAAAAGGTCGAAATGCAACATCAGTGGCTGCACAGGATGGAGGCGAATGGCGATACGCTCGTCTCCAACGCACATCTTCTTTCGTAAAGCGCACAACATAAGCAGGTGTAGCGCTGATGTGGGATTAAAACAAATAGGATGCACATGCATGGCAGGCCTGCACGGTACACAGCGTCTTCAGCCCCCCCTCCCGCATCAAAAGGTTTCAGAGCCACACAATCGGCAGCgcgcacacagacaaaaacgCACAGAGCCCGAAAATCCGCGTCCCTAAGCCAAGGCGGCCTATTGCATAACAGGCTgacatttacatacacagaGATGATGCCGGGTCATTCAAAaatcataacaataataaatatgcttCCTTACTTTCCCAGCTCCTCGAACAGCTGATATTCATCAGTAAATCTCGTGCAGATCGTTAAAGCCATCCTGAAGGAGATGCCGGAGGGGTGTGCGGAGACGCTGATAAGGTGCACTCAACAAACAGGatccaccacacacacgcacacacgcgcgggcgcacacacacacacacacacacagtcgtcAACGCCGCCCGGTTTTTGTCCTCGACCTGCAAGCCAAACGGAGTGGATTCATGCACCGCCGAAGCGCATCGGTGGGAGCTCTCGTTGGATGATTTTTTCTGCGGCAAAATACACAGCCCTGCGCACGTCGTCAGTCTGGATTAAAGCGCGTCCGGcgttgtgtgtgtatgtgtgtggggttttttttgtctctcctctaTACGCTTCACATGTAGCGGCTTTTCACAGCTCGTAGACGCAGCATTTTGTGTGCATTCCGGTGTCTCTGGTGCGTGTCCGTCCGAGCGCTGAGGGTCGTCTCCGTGCGCGCATCAGACGCAGCACTACCGCACCTACCCCCAGCTGTGCGCTCAGTCCCGCCCCTTTTTCTGCATCCTCACACAGCCCaactacaaataataataatgataataataataatcagtaacaataacagtagATACATATGCTACTTGACTTGTATACCAGCCTGGAcagacagtttatttaaaatgagGAGCACAGAGAGTCACACCTGAGGAAGGAGTCAGTTTTTTATAATTCAATGCATTAATTAGTATCCTGTTATTAATCAGTTTAttctattcaattcaattcaattttatttgtacagcccaaagtcacaaaggctttataatctgtacagggagtgacaccctctttgcttagaccctcggttcgagtgaggaaaaacttgctcacaaaaaacccttttactATTATTACACGTTCAAATAGTAGTTGTTGATTTGTTGTGAAGGATCACATTTGTGAGAATGCACAAGCCTTAAAAAGGCTCATGGATGATCAAAGTTCACATTTCCTAATACTTCAATCCTTCCCCGGCAGTCGTAAACATCATTATTACTTCCCACTCCACCGGCCTAATGTCTTCTGTGGCCTTGGACCTTTGACCTTTGCCAAGCCTGAAAAAAACCCTGGGTTATTCTGGCTCGAAGACTACAAGAATGAAACAGGAGGCTGTGTTACAAACTGGGGCTGTGGAGCCAAGCCAAAGACAAATATGTAGACGTGTACATAGAAATGACTTACTGGTACAGAGCAACAGCCAAAACCCACACAGCTTCATTCCTGTCATATCTACATACCACATGCACATAAAGCAACCATAACCATATTTAATTTAGATGCATTTCTGCAAAAGTCAGAAATCTGCTGCTTGAGATCaggtcttttttaaaaatatcttttcattCTAAAGCATCAACCTTAGTAAGACTATCTGCAGGGGTTGGAAGTTTGATCCAAATGCAATAACAAGTGCTCATGCTGACTGCAGCACTATACAGGGCGTAGCTCTATAATGTAATGATTAACGAAAACTTCCACGAGGAAGTTGAATTAAAGAATTTACAGTAAGACTTCATATCAGTTTTCacaacatttcctgtttccGATAACAAACAGACTCGTGAGGAGGAAGACGATATGATATGTGCAGATACTATAAAGTGACTGATGTTGGAAACCTCATAATTCTAGCAACAGACATacagcatgaataaaacaatactaatatttaagaatgaaaaagcaaagaagttcaatttttagcacattttatttcatttatatcagAATACAATTGAATTtcataaatataacaataaatatattgaaGACATAAGTTAACAGTAACTCATATATATGTGGCATAAAAACAAGGACAACACAAAtccataaataataatcaatcCATGTCAATGTTTGATGCAAACATGACATGTGAAgttcttttgtcattttcagttgATACAATGATCATCAGATAAATACTGTTTGGacttcattctttctttctctctcaggctCATGAAGCACGTCCCTCCTCGTCCGTTCAGCGTCTTTTGTTgctaagaaaagaaacaggggaaaaaaagaattacgtaatgtttttgttacattatcTGATTAAATCATGAAGGTTAAACTATTGTATTTGAGTAGCCTTGTACTTTATGATTAACTTTTACTTACTTTGAGACAATCTTCTCAATCACTCTCTTCACCCAGGGAGCCTCAGGGTCCAGGCAAACCTCCTGGCCTGACACTTTCAGAGTGGCACtgcaaaaccaaacaagaaacAGACATGCAGTCAGTACAAGttgatgaagccaacaggtgACAATGGCAAAAATCTCAATCAGCTATCTAGATGGGATGAAAGCTCGAGGTCTTACATGATCTCAGTCTCTTCACAGTGGGAGTTGCGAGGGATGATCTCCACCTTCGCGATGTGGCGGCCGATGGGTTTGCTCTCTGTCATGATGCAGCGGCAGTGCTGCTCGACTCCCAGACTTCTCAGGCTCATCCCTGTTAGGAGACAAAAGTCACACATGGTCACAAAGTGCACAGCATGAGACTCTTGATGCATtaaggaaaacacagaaaactctTATTCTCTTATTATCTTATAAAATATTGTTACATTTAActattgaataataaaaaatcttaCCTTCACTGATGGCCAGGAAGGCCAGGAGCACAATGGAGGCGACGAAGATTCTGCTGCTCATCATTTTGCCTTTAACTCTGTAACAATTACCCCAAGAGGAGAATAAGAATGTTTTTCAGaaagtctttctgtctgttgaaGCTTGAAGCTCTGTGTGAAGCAGCTGTTTGAATCTAGCGCTGGAGTGGACTCCTTTTATAAGGCATCTTCAGGAAATGAGTAATTTCAGTATTGTGCAATCCCGGGCTGTTGAGCTCAGAGAGGGAAATTTTTACTGCAATCACCTTATTGATGAGGCGGCAGAGAAATACCCTTCAGGTGGCTCATcaaaaaaatgaatctttttCACCTGTAGCAAGTGAAAATTATTACATCAAGTGGTCATTCATGAATTTTTTTGACAACCTGGTGGAATAAATGCTGGAAGTGCAATACAATGAGAAGTATTGTGCCTCAATTGTGATCTTCATTGTGAAATACAAAGtttatgtgacttttttttttggttataagattttttactttttttttacagagacagcttgaagagtgacaggaatgtagggAGAGACATGCGGGAAATAGCCACAGGGCAACCCAACCCTGGTTTATGAGACTTTTTACATGGGTGGATGCAATAAGACAAGTGCtgcttacattttttttataggCAATGTCCTCAATAAATAATCCAATGTcaatataatgtgaaatattgaataaatgaaaagaaaaactagtGATAGctcattaaatataatttgagtttctgttttttttatatcaactgaatatttttaagtttaatttaatccCCTTTTCTGTTTGTATCTCCTTGTATTAAATGGATTACTATAAAGAGtctcatttcatttatattaactCAATATGAATAGttataattaatgaataatattGTTTGTAATCTGCCGCCTTAACTTTTTTaagtagatatatatatttcttacactCGAACAGCTACTTGACATTGTGTTTTAGTTCAAAGATGGCGAGTCAGTTACCTAACTGATGAAGTTCACACAGGTGACTACTGTACATTGTACATTCCTGCGTCCTAGATAAAAATCATATTATTGCAAGGTAATTATGACACCCCTGGCACTCATAGGTGACAAATGAAGTTATGTATTTGGTAGCTCATGCATCAGACATTCTTAAAGCAATGGCTGGCAGCGTGTCAAAACGTCTTACAGGACtaaagcctgatgcaaccacaacaacaagctCAAGCACGTCTGTCTGCGGCGACAACGTCAATTTCACACAGCTCCAGGAAATCAGTATGGGGTAACTTCTCAGTGACGGGGGTCAGCTGTCCCCAATTCAACTTAGTGCTGACTGAAAACTTTTCTTCAACAGGAGACAGTTCAGCTTTTGAAGTGGAACAAAGACAAATTTCTAGAAATGAAAGTTTTTCTTACTTCCTGTTGAACAGGAACCGTCTATAACCATACGCGCAGTACGTTTCCTTTTGTGGTCACCTACAATTGCGACCTTAACCGGATGTGAAATCAAGCTCGGTTAAATAGAGCATGTGATGAGTGGAAAGTTTCTGACTGGGGTTCACACCATGAGTGTGGCAAGGCAAGTGAAAATGGCATGACAGGGCAGCATGTGACTAATATAAATTAAGAAATATATGACCATCTATCTATTGGTCATCCCCTAGATTTACTCTGGGGACCTGAAATAAACATGCTCCAGGTCACAAGAGGAAGTATAATGAAATCTTTCATATCATGATACATAGATGTTTGGATATTCCAAACTTTCTGCTTGACCTCGTTTCAACTTTTGCGGATAAACTACTCAAATGTGGTAAATAGCCAAACTGAAGTGGCCCTGCAGCGTCCTCATGTCTGTTCATTTACGGTAATAGCATGTTACCAGAAATCTTATTCACCCATCGGTGCACACATGGGTGCAGAGCCAGAAAAATATCAGTGTAAGTCCAAAGCACTAGATGAAAATTGCTTTGTGCTTTTGACTGGCGTTATGCTTGTTGATTATATGTTTTGGCACATATTGCCTTCATCAGTATTC includes the following:
- the cxcl8a gene encoding interleukin-8; protein product: MMSSRIFVASIVLLAFLAISEGMSLRSLGVEQHCRCIMTESKPIGRHIAKVEIIPRNSHCEETEIIATLKVSGQEVCLDPEAPWVKRVIEKIVSNNKRR